The following proteins are encoded in a genomic region of Gemmatimonadota bacterium:
- a CDS encoding redoxin domain-containing protein — translation MGITVGDQAPDFTLKSKSGDDMNDISLSDYRDEKNVVILFFPLAYTGVCTDEMCSVSAGLADYDALDAQVLGISVDSPFAQEAWAEKEGITIPLLSDFNKEVSAAYGSQFEDLIGFKGVAKRSAFVVDKSGVVRFASVSDDPTELPDFDAIKACLQALS, via the coding sequence ATGGGTATTACTGTAGGTGACCAGGCACCAGATTTTACGTTGAAATCAAAATCTGGTGATGATATGAACGATATTTCTCTGAGCGATTACAGAGACGAAAAAAACGTCGTAATTTTGTTTTTTCCACTCGCTTATACCGGCGTCTGCACCGATGAAATGTGTTCGGTCAGTGCTGGTTTAGCCGATTACGACGCACTCGATGCACAGGTTTTGGGCATCAGTGTAGATAGTCCCTTTGCCCAGGAAGCATGGGCAGAGAAAGAAGGTATTACCATTCCCCTGCTCAGCGATTTCAACAAAGAAGTCAGCGCGGCTTATGGATCGCAATTCGAAGACCTGATTGGATTTAAGGGCGTGGCAAAGCGTTCTGCTTTTGTCGTAGATAAAAGCGGTGTGGTGCGCTTTGCTTCTGTGTCCGACGATCCAACCGAGTTGCCCGATTTTGATGCGATCAAAGCGTGTCTGCAAGCGTTGAGTTAA
- a CDS encoding superoxide dismutase gives MAYELPDLPYAYDALEPHIDARTMEIHHSRHHNAYVTNLNAALEGHDDLANQSIESLITNLASVPEDIRTAVQNNGGGHANHSLFWTIMSPNGGEPGGAVASAIVADLGSMEAAKEQFVTAATTRFGSGWAWLVVKDGKLDILSTANQDNPIMTGDGTPILGLDVWEHAYYLKYQNLRPDYIEAWTNTINWDEVNRRYEAAL, from the coding sequence ATGGCATACGAATTGCCCGACTTGCCCTATGCTTATGATGCACTCGAGCCACACATTGACGCGCGGACGATGGAAATTCACCATTCCAGGCATCACAATGCCTACGTGACCAACCTCAATGCCGCGCTTGAGGGACACGATGACCTGGCAAATCAGTCTATTGAGAGTTTGATCACCAATCTGGCCAGTGTGCCAGAAGATATCCGCACGGCTGTTCAAAACAACGGCGGCGGCCATGCCAACCACAGTTTGTTCTGGACAATTATGAGTCCCAATGGCGGCGAACCAGGAGGTGCAGTCGCCAGCGCTATTGTCGCCGATTTGGGCAGCATGGAAGCTGCAAAGGAACAATTTGTCACCGCTGCGACAACGCGCTTTGGAAGTGGATGGGCCTGGCTTGTGGTCAAAGACGGCAAACTCGATATTTTGAGCACTGCCAATCAAGATAATCCGATCATGACAGGTGACGGAACGCCCATTCTCGGCCTCGATGTGTGGGAGCACGCTTATTATCTCAAGTATCAGAATTTGCGTCCCGATTATATTGAAGCCTGGACCAATACAATTAACTGGGACGAAGTCAACCGCCGTTACGAAGCTGCGCTATAA
- a CDS encoding pantoate--beta-alanine ligase produces MAVKIIKTVREMHRAADRIRQAGLRIGLVPTMGYLHEGHLSLVRQALKVTDRVVVSIFVNPLQFGPAEDLAAYPRDIDRDLELIDQHGVRLAYLPEEKEIYPGDFATSVRVAKLTERLCGASRPGHFEGVTTIVTKLFTAVKPHVAVFGQKDAQQTIVIQRLVRDLNLDVEIQMAPTVREADGLAMSSRNAYLSAEERREAPALYRALMVGQKMIDRGERRAQKVIEAMRDVIEPQRSAKIDYIEAVDAKDLTPVAELKDSILLAVAVRFGNARLIDNALIRVK; encoded by the coding sequence ATGGCCGTAAAAATTATAAAAACCGTCCGCGAAATGCACCGCGCAGCGGACCGTATCCGACAGGCGGGCCTGCGCATCGGGCTTGTACCCACAATGGGATATCTACACGAAGGCCATCTCAGCCTCGTGCGCCAGGCATTAAAAGTGACAGATCGGGTTGTGGTGAGCATTTTTGTCAACCCGCTGCAATTTGGCCCCGCCGAAGATCTTGCAGCCTATCCAAGAGACATTGATCGGGACCTGGAACTGATCGACCAGCACGGCGTGCGTCTCGCATACCTGCCCGAGGAAAAAGAAATATATCCCGGAGATTTTGCGACATCGGTGCGCGTGGCAAAGCTGACCGAAAGGCTTTGTGGTGCAAGTCGTCCGGGACATTTTGAAGGTGTGACAACAATCGTCACCAAACTATTTACAGCCGTAAAACCCCATGTAGCTGTTTTCGGACAAAAAGACGCGCAGCAAACAATCGTCATTCAACGCCTGGTGCGCGATCTCAACCTGGATGTGGAGATACAGATGGCCCCCACAGTGCGCGAAGCAGACGGATTGGCGATGAGTTCGAGAAATGCGTATTTGAGCGCTGAAGAACGGCGAGAAGCCCCCGCGCTTTACCGCGCATTGATGGTGGGGCAAAAAATGATCGATCGGGGCGAAAGGCGTGCCCAAAAGGTCATCGAAGCCATGCGCGATGTCATTGAACCACAGCGCAGTGCAAAAATTGACTATATCGAAGCCGTCGATGCAAAAGACCTCACGCCCGTTGCAGAGCTAAAAGATTCCATTTTGCTCGCCGTAGCTGTGCGCTTCGGCAATGCACGCCTGATAGACAACGCGCTTATTCGCGTCAAATGA
- the panB gene encoding 3-methyl-2-oxobutanoate hydroxymethyltransferase has product MGSRVKPETLALMKQRGEPIAMLTCYDHPTAVFQDAAGVDVIFVGDSVGVNVLGYKNPQQVTMDDMLHHTRAVRRGVVSALLMADLPYRAYETPEQTIENARQLVSAGTEVVKLEGGRNITPQVEALAAEGIPVVGHVGYTPQTRTGKRPVFGDRAEEALDVLKDADALASAGALAVVLECVPERIAEVVTKRLSMPTIGIGAGRVCDGQVLVAHDMLGVYKSHYRFVKTYTDLKSVMHQAFADYVADIKSRRFPEDRHRFKIKSAELRRFRAQIDT; this is encoded by the coding sequence ATGGGATCGCGCGTAAAACCAGAAACCCTCGCGCTGATGAAACAACGAGGCGAACCCATTGCGATGTTGACCTGTTACGATCATCCCACAGCTGTTTTTCAGGATGCTGCTGGTGTCGATGTCATTTTTGTGGGAGACTCGGTAGGCGTCAATGTGTTGGGATATAAAAACCCACAGCAGGTGACAATGGATGATATGCTCCACCACACGCGCGCAGTGCGGCGCGGAGTCGTGAGTGCTCTGTTGATGGCGGATTTGCCCTATCGAGCTTACGAAACGCCGGAGCAAACAATAGAAAATGCGCGACAATTGGTTTCCGCTGGCACCGAAGTGGTTAAACTCGAGGGGGGGCGCAATATAACGCCCCAGGTCGAGGCGCTCGCCGCCGAGGGCATTCCCGTGGTTGGGCACGTTGGCTATACGCCTCAAACGCGCACGGGTAAACGTCCTGTGTTTGGCGATCGCGCCGAAGAAGCACTTGATGTCCTGAAAGATGCCGATGCACTGGCGTCTGCCGGCGCACTGGCCGTGGTTTTAGAATGTGTGCCCGAGCGCATTGCCGAAGTCGTGACCAAACGGTTGTCCATGCCAACCATTGGAATAGGCGCCGGGCGCGTATGCGATGGACAGGTGCTGGTTGCACACGACATGCTGGGTGTTTACAAAAGCCATTATCGGTTTGTCAAAACATACACAGACCTCAAAAGTGTGATGCATCAGGCATTTGCAGACTATGTCGCAGATATCAAGTCGCGTCGATTTCCAGAAGACAGACACCGTTTTAAGATAAAAAGCGCGGAACTGCGCCGATTTAGAGCGCAAATAGACACATAA
- a CDS encoding deoxynucleoside kinase, producing MRYIAIEGVTGVGKRRLARLLGRRLNARLMLEEPEENPFLPLFYEAPDQYGFQTQVFFMLSRYRQQQELHQMDLFEEAVVSNFIFEKDRIYANVTLNDTEFALYERLAETLSEKLPRPDLVIYLQTTVNHLMRGIRRHERGYEREITKKYISELLEAYNHFFFHYSITPLLAVNVSEVDFENRPEHLEDLLAQIKSPPSGTRYYRPAHMEAGKTRRT from the coding sequence TTGCGATATATAGCCATTGAAGGAGTAACAGGTGTGGGCAAAAGGCGTTTGGCTCGCCTTCTGGGACGTCGTCTAAATGCCCGCCTGATGCTCGAAGAACCCGAAGAAAATCCCTTTTTGCCTTTGTTCTACGAGGCTCCCGATCAATATGGCTTTCAAACCCAGGTCTTTTTTATGCTAAGCCGCTATCGACAGCAACAAGAACTACATCAGATGGATTTATTTGAAGAAGCCGTGGTCAGCAATTTTATTTTTGAAAAAGATCGCATCTACGCCAACGTGACACTCAATGATACGGAATTTGCGCTCTATGAGCGGCTGGCCGAAACACTGAGCGAAAAACTTCCCCGTCCAGACCTGGTGATTTATTTACAAACCACAGTCAATCATCTGATGCGGGGTATAAGACGCCATGAACGTGGATATGAAAGAGAGATAACAAAAAAATACATCTCGGAGTTATTGGAAGCTTATAACCATTTTTTCTTTCATTATTCGATAACACCGCTGCTCGCAGTTAATGTATCGGAGGTCGATTTTGAAAACCGTCCGGAACACTTAGAGGATTTATTGGCACAAATTAAATCGCCTCCGTCCGGAACCCGTTATTATCGACCAGCGCACATGGAAGCTGGCAAAACGAGGCGGACTTGA
- the folK gene encoding 2-amino-4-hydroxy-6-hydroxymethyldihydropteridine diphosphokinase, giving the protein MIYIGIGANLGDREKTLQDATGILNEKPEIAIIAASAVYETAPIGVVDQPYFLNAVLQVHTSLSARSLLNCLLAIERKFGRLRETRWGPRTLDLDILLYGDAIINQPGLQVPHPHLHERAFVLVPLCDLKPDLKHPVLGQSIQFLTESLNKGTSAHALGRDLPVRKIEGLNLIMKK; this is encoded by the coding sequence GTGATCTACATTGGCATTGGCGCGAATTTGGGAGATCGAGAAAAAACGCTTCAGGACGCGACGGGTATCCTAAATGAAAAACCCGAAATCGCCATTATCGCTGCCTCTGCTGTCTATGAAACCGCTCCGATAGGTGTCGTTGACCAGCCGTATTTTCTCAATGCAGTTCTGCAAGTCCATACCAGTCTCTCTGCGCGAAGTTTATTGAATTGCCTACTGGCAATTGAGCGCAAATTTGGTCGCCTGCGCGAGACGCGATGGGGCCCGCGCACACTGGACCTCGATATTTTACTCTATGGCGATGCCATCATCAACCAGCCGGGCTTGCAGGTGCCACACCCACACTTACACGAGCGCGCATTTGTCCTGGTGCCGCTTTGCGACCTCAAACCCGACCTCAAACACCCCGTCCTGGGTCAATCGATTCAATTTTTGACCGAGTCACTGAATAAAGGCACTTCAGCACATGCTTTGGGCAGGGATTTGCCCGTGCGAAAAATTGAAGGTCTCAATTTGATCATGAAAAAATAA
- the folB gene encoding dihydroneopterin aldolase translates to MCEISPLQSRNRPCHHPTGLSRSRTARATGRRIRGRSGQLAIYSKPLDLTHGIVNISTMTNDVLRIKNMAFYGYHGLFEEEAKLGQKFEVDVEIYGDFRGFAHNNTSQSVDYPRVCKIVEQVVTGERFGLVEALADRIADVLQSELGLSKLLVRVRKPNPPVSVNFDGVEVEVRRET, encoded by the coding sequence ATGTGTGAAATCTCTCCACTTCAATCGCGCAATCGCCCTTGCCATCATCCGACGGGGCTATCACGAAGCAGGACAGCGCGTGCTACTGGACGACGGATCAGAGGCCGAAGTGGTCAACTTGCCATTTACAGCAAACCGCTTGACTTAACACATGGAATTGTAAATATTAGCACCATGACAAATGACGTACTGAGAATAAAAAATATGGCTTTTTACGGCTACCATGGACTGTTTGAAGAAGAGGCCAAACTCGGTCAAAAATTTGAAGTTGACGTAGAAATCTATGGGGATTTCAGGGGATTTGCACACAATAATACGTCTCAGTCCGTAGATTATCCGCGCGTCTGTAAAATAGTCGAGCAAGTTGTGACGGGGGAAAGGTTCGGCCTTGTCGAAGCCCTGGCGGACCGCATCGCTGACGTTTTGCAGTCGGAATTGGGATTGTCAAAACTCCTCGTGCGAGTTCGCAAACCCAACCCACCGGTATCCGTCAATTTCGATGGCGTTGAAGTTGAAGTGAGACGTGAAACGTGA
- a CDS encoding aminomethyl transferase family protein, with translation MSSHRNVETQYRAVRENAGVFNRSKRGKVRAEGADCLRFLHGMVTNTVESLAENEGNYAAVTSARGQTLLDVWVHRLQDCIYMETEPGLATKLMETLDRYLIADDVALSDESDAWAILGVQGPTALELAGRVVGRIPADLPEHHTIIRKFEGIPIWVTARSYTGEPGCDLRIAQNRADSLRRALVTAGGTPIGWQVEKILRVEAGIPRYGAEIDESVAPLEAGLNRAVDFDKGCYIGQEVIAKMHFRGRPRRYLTGLLLNKGTSAHALSGNTPVCGNITVNDKTVGRVTTCVKSLHFNRAIALAIIRRGYHEAGQRVLLDDGSEAEVVNLPFTANRLT, from the coding sequence ATGTCATCGCATCGAAATGTGGAAACGCAGTACCGTGCCGTTCGAGAAAACGCGGGAGTATTCAACCGCAGCAAGCGAGGCAAAGTGCGTGCAGAAGGCGCAGATTGTCTGAGATTTTTGCACGGCATGGTGACCAACACCGTTGAATCCCTCGCCGAAAATGAAGGCAATTACGCTGCAGTCACATCGGCGCGAGGACAAACGCTATTAGATGTTTGGGTCCACCGCTTACAAGATTGTATCTATATGGAAACAGAACCGGGACTTGCGACAAAGTTGATGGAAACCCTGGATCGCTATCTGATCGCCGATGATGTCGCACTATCGGACGAATCCGACGCCTGGGCCATATTAGGGGTACAGGGTCCCACAGCCCTTGAGCTGGCCGGTCGAGTTGTTGGGCGCATACCGGCTGACCTCCCCGAACATCATACGATTATACGCAAATTTGAAGGCATCCCAATTTGGGTCACCGCGCGATCATACACGGGTGAACCGGGCTGTGATCTCCGCATTGCACAAAACCGTGCCGATTCATTGCGGCGGGCACTCGTCACAGCGGGAGGAACGCCAATCGGCTGGCAAGTGGAGAAAATATTGCGGGTTGAAGCTGGCATCCCCCGTTATGGCGCCGAGATAGATGAATCAGTCGCGCCCCTCGAAGCTGGTTTAAATCGCGCAGTCGATTTTGACAAGGGATGCTACATTGGACAAGAAGTAATCGCCAAAATGCACTTTCGAGGACGCCCCCGCCGCTACCTAACCGGCTTGTTACTGAATAAAGGCACTTCAGCACATGCATTGAGCGGCAATACGCCTGTTTGTGGCAATATCACAGTCAACGATAAAACCGTCGGACGGGTAACGACATGTGTGAAATCTCTCCACTTCAATCGCGCAATCGCCCTTGCCATCATCCGACGGGGCTATCACGAAGCAGGACAGCGCGTGCTACTGGACGACGGATCAGAGGCCGAAGTGGTCAACTTGCCATTTACAGCAAACCGCTTGACTTAA
- a CDS encoding quinone oxidoreductase: MKAIRISQYGGAEVLSFEDIDVADPGEGQVRITIEAAGVNFIDTYHRTGLYPLNLPLTLGLEGAGIVHAVGAGVSDLTEGDRVAWKSVEGSYAEQVVAAAAEVVKIPSDVATKTAAAVMLQGLTSHYLVNSTYPIREGDTCLVHAAAGGVGLLLVQMAKMRGARVIGTTSTEEKAALARGAGADDIVLYTERDFEAEVLRLTDGQGVEVVYDSVAQATWEKSINCLKPRGYMVFFGNASGPVPPIDPLLLSQKGSIYLTRPTLNSYTQTREEYLQRTSEVMGWIQDGSLDVRIGEEHPLENTAEAHKRLEGRQTTGKVLLIP; this comes from the coding sequence GTGAAAGCTATTCGCATATCGCAATACGGTGGTGCAGAAGTTTTGAGTTTTGAAGATATTGATGTCGCAGATCCAGGCGAGGGACAGGTGAGAATTACCATAGAAGCAGCGGGTGTCAATTTTATCGACACCTATCACCGAACGGGCCTTTATCCGCTGAATTTGCCGTTGACGCTGGGCCTGGAAGGTGCCGGCATCGTGCATGCGGTGGGCGCAGGGGTTTCGGATTTGACTGAGGGCGACCGCGTGGCCTGGAAAAGTGTGGAGGGGTCTTATGCCGAGCAAGTTGTCGCAGCCGCAGCCGAGGTGGTCAAAATTCCCTCAGATGTCGCTACTAAAACCGCAGCCGCGGTGATGTTGCAAGGGCTGACTTCGCATTATCTGGTCAATAGCACCTATCCGATTCGAGAAGGCGATACCTGCCTCGTCCACGCAGCCGCAGGAGGCGTTGGTCTTTTGCTCGTACAGATGGCAAAAATGCGCGGGGCTCGGGTTATTGGCACCACATCTACAGAAGAAAAAGCGGCTCTGGCACGGGGCGCTGGTGCCGATGATATCGTTCTTTATACCGAACGGGATTTTGAAGCCGAAGTTCTGCGCCTCACAGATGGTCAGGGCGTCGAGGTTGTTTACGATTCCGTTGCCCAGGCCACCTGGGAGAAAAGCATCAATTGCCTCAAGCCGCGCGGTTATATGGTCTTTTTTGGCAATGCCAGCGGGCCGGTTCCGCCGATTGATCCCCTGCTTCTGTCGCAAAAAGGGTCTATTTATCTCACGCGCCCGACGCTCAATAGCTACACGCAGACCCGTGAAGAATATCTCCAGCGCACCAGCGAGGTTATGGGCTGGATTCAAGACGGCAGTCTAGATGTGCGTATTGGAGAAGAACATCCTCTTGAAAATACGGCCGAAGCACATAAGCGCCTCGAAGGTCGGCAGACTACGGGGAAAGTGCTGTTGATTCCATAG
- a CDS encoding 8-oxo-dGTP diphosphatase yields MCIENHTTLILLVRACPCGGKQGGDPITHVLLGYKKRGFGVGKYTGIGGKIEPGETVRAAAVREMREETGVVMSVQDLVDAGHLTFYFPTRPKWSLTTRIFIGRRWQGEPTETGEIRPVWFEIDHLPFDAMWDDATYWYPYVLAHKRVRAIFTFSTDCKTVATSEIEMW; encoded by the coding sequence ATGTGTATCGAGAATCACACTACGCTGATACTACTCGTGAGAGCCTGCCCCTGCGGGGGTAAGCAGGGGGGCGATCCCATAACCCATGTTTTGCTCGGCTACAAAAAACGCGGTTTTGGCGTGGGGAAATACACGGGTATTGGTGGGAAAATTGAACCCGGGGAAACGGTGCGTGCAGCCGCTGTGCGCGAAATGCGTGAAGAAACAGGCGTTGTGATGTCGGTTCAGGATCTTGTGGATGCCGGGCATTTGACGTTTTATTTTCCCACCCGTCCCAAATGGAGTCTCACGACCCGTATTTTTATTGGGCGCAGGTGGCAGGGTGAGCCGACGGAAACAGGGGAAATACGCCCTGTGTGGTTTGAAATTGATCACCTGCCCTTTGATGCGATGTGGGATGATGCTACCTATTGGTATCCCTATGTGTTGGCGCATAAGCGCGTCAGAGCGATATTTACATTTTCGACCGACTGCAAAACCGTCGCGACCAGTGAGATTGAGATGTGGTAA